Within the Triplophysa dalaica isolate WHDGS20190420 chromosome 2, ASM1584641v1, whole genome shotgun sequence genome, the region cctccccTCTTCACGcaatggccatcctgcaggtccaccaggccagGGAGCTAAGAGAGCTCCACAAGGGTAACGCCGACCcaggtataatgcaggatcaccgtgccgccactgacctcgctctacGGGCGATAAAGGTGACTGCATGGGCCCTGGGTCGTATGAGAGACATCTCtggctgaaccttgcgcagatgagtgacaccGAGGAAGTCCGCTTTTtcgatgcacccatctcgcaggtttttttttttggtgacaccgtcgaggactTCGCTCAGCAGTTCttgacggtgaagaagcagacagaggcgATTAGCCACATGTTACCCCGTCGcccagaggcctccgagatctcgcgtgacgtctgcttcccagcagcccaggaccccttcgacatcagctccggttcctgtgcccccagcACAGGCTCCACCCCGGAAGAGGAGGTAGAGGGGgcaacctccaccccgtcagcaaccttctcgcaagaAGCGCCCCTGGCGAGAAGACCCCAAAGAGAACAACATCAGGCCTGACCTTCACAGCCAGGTCTCTATTCGGTCAGTACGGGACGGTTCCTGCCTCGTCTCCAAAGCCGGGCCCAtctcagggcctggcgcccacttattTACAAAGAGAGTTTCCATTCCCCCTGGGTTTCCCTTGCAGCCGCTctcacactccactggactgtgttCTGCAACCCGACCTCACGTCTTGGAAAGGCGTAAGCTCATACAAACAAcgacagctgccaccactctcaaaccaaCAGTGCATGTAGCTGTTCTGCCAGGCAGGTAAGTCGGCGGAGCCAACCTTTCCTCTGGGGTCCCCCCACGAGATGTGGTAAGCTCCGCCAGCCGAATgttgaagcagaccgtccccttggtcccatTTTcgcagtccctgggagcttggcaagagctgcccacactgtctctgTGGCTACtgaggacggtccgtcttggctactcggcatcctgacatctataaggtgtcaggattggttggTGGCAATCGACCttaaggacgcttactttcatgtctcgatcctccctcGACACcagccgttcctacggttcgcgttcgaggggcggGCAAATCAGTACAGTACTTCTCTCAACGAGAAGACCCACGGAGGTGCTCGATcgggattgtgttgtccttcttacaagagagactggagactaaaatctccccctccacactgaaggtTTATGTAGCCGCTATCGCCACTCGTCACGACTCTGTTGATGGAAAGTctctagggcagcacgacctggtcaccaggttcctaaggggcacGAGAAGGCAGAATCCGCCTagtctccgctccataccctcttgggaccttaatgtgGTCCTGGCGGGCCTCTTTGGGCCCCCCTTtgagcccctcagaggttccgatcttcctcacctttcgagtaagacggccctcctgattgtgctcgcttccttcaagagggtaggggaccttcaagcattctccgtgtccccaGATTACCTTtaattcggccctggaaactctcacgttatcctgagacaCAGGCCCGGATACGAGCCCAAAGTTCCCACAACTCCCTTCCGGGAACAAGtgttgaacttgcaggcgctccccattgGGGAAGAaaacccaaccccatccgtgttgtgtcccatatgcgcactgcgcctctacttggaccgcatgCAGAGCTTCATCAGCTCTGaacagctctttgtctgtttcggaggacagcagaaggggagagCTGTCTGCAAACAGAGACTTGCGGGCTGGATCGTGGATGCAGTCACGATCACAAGATCTCCCGTGCCCATTGGCAGTGCGGGCTCACTCctcacggggtatagccacctcctgggcattGGCCAGAGGCGCCtgtctggcagacatttgtaaaCACGTTCGcaagcccacgtcctgcgtggcaacatgtaggactggcatccggcgGGGGTATGcatttatgtacatttacatttatgcatttggcagacgcttttatccaaagtgacttacattgcgttatcctttacattttatgcagggtatgcctgcgaaagcacctccccaccctccggcaggttgggtcagtgtgctatctacctcccttcttacccaaccacagggttaagaacaggcatccaatccacctcccttcttacccaaccaCATGGTTAAGAACAGACATTCCATCCAttactaagcaagcaccccctgggggtcggctgggcagagcagtctctcccttaggccgggagaacatatgagctatcacagatagttctaaccggacctagtgctaccgtaCGTCTGTAACgacccctccgtgggctgttccgtctgatgtatcctcatgagatggttcccactcctggtaacccatgacctcccccaggtggacctccaccttgcgGTTCACTACTCAATCCACATGTCCCATGCGATCTCCCTTAAAGGCGAGACCAtatctacagttgaaagaaaaagtatgtgaaccctttgggcttacttggatttcttcataaattggtcataaaatgtgttctgatcttcatctaagtcacaacaatagagaaacacagtctgcttaaactaatactgcacaaacattatacgttttcatatttttattgaacacaacatgtaaacattcatagtgcagggtggaaaaagtatgtgaaaccctaggctaatgacttctccaagagctaattggagccaggagtcagccaacctggggtccaatcaatgtgatgagattggatgtgttgattaaagctggcctgtccaataaaaaacacacaccagttttgagtttgctgttctgaagaagcgttgtctgatgtgaaccatgcctcgcacaaaagagctctcagaagacctacgatcaagaattgttgacttacataaagctggaaagggcaacaaaagtatatctaaaagccttgatgtccatgtgtccacggtaagacagattgtctacaaatggagaaagttcagcactgttgctacactcacTAGGCGTGGttgtcctgtaaagatgactgcaagagcacagcgcagaattctcaatgaggtgaagaagaatcctagagtgtcagctaaacacttacagaaatctctggcacatgctaacatttttgttgacaaatctacaataaggaaaacattaaacaagaatggacttcatgggaggacaccacggaggaagccactgctgtccaaaaaaaacattgcagcacgtttgaagtttgcaaaagagcacctggatgttccacagcactactggcaaaacattctgtggacagatgacaccaaaattgagttgtttggaaagaacacacaacgctatgtgtggagaacaaaaggcacagcacaccaacatcaaaacctcatcccaactgtgaaatatggtggagggggcatcatggtttggggctgctttgctgcctaaggccctggacggattactgtcatcgatggaaaaatgaattccaaagtttatcaagacattttgcaggaaaacttaagaccatctgtccgccaactgaagcttaaaagaggatggacgatgcaacaggacaatgacccaaagtgtaaccggaacgaaccacacctaCACCAGGCGGGCCTCTGACCGGGTCGGTTTTGCACGGGAGTCGGGCaatctagcgaggaggctaaagaccgcagtctctagcgtatgtcgctagagagtccttgaggcagaggagtgaggtttacatacttgcacAGCACGCACTGCACTGGCTTGACTCTGTTAcaaaagcatagaagtaaatcaacaacagaatggcttcaacagaagaaaatacgccttctggagtggcccagtcagagtcctgacctcaacccgattgagatgctgtggcacgacctcaagagagcgatttacaccagacatcccaagaatattgctgaactgaaacacttttgtaaagatgaatggtccaaaatttctcctgaccgttgtgcaggtctgatctgcaactataggaaacgtttggttgagtttattgctgccaaaggagggtcaaccagttattaaacccaaaggttcacatacttttttcaccctgcactatgaatgtttacatgttgttttcaataaaaacatgaaaacgtataatgtttgtgcggtattagtttaagcagactgtgtttctctattgttgtgacttagatgaagatcagaacacattttatgaccaatttatgaagaaatccaagtaagcccaaagggttcacatactttttctttcaactgtatatccACTGTATTCCTCCCCCCAGGTTAAAGATATAACAGAGACGTTTTCGTTACTAAAATTGTCATACACTGATGGTTGTTAGTGTTTTTAATTACAGCCTATCAACCCAAGGCAAATTAGCTTACAAACCATTTGACAGGAAAGTCGTAGTCTATATAAAGGGAAACTATGGCATCAAGATAGCGAAAAGTTGTCTTAAATCAAAGACGGCGCCGTCCGCAGAGCCAGTTAGTGTATTTGCACAATTTCATTAGAGAACATTTTTGCCCCCTATCTTGTTGGCTCAACTTTGTCGAGACAAACTAACTCCTCAGCCCCCGAAAATCAGCTGCTGCATGGCGGCTCTTAGTTTTATGCCGTGGGGAGTTTTCTGGAGGTATTTGGGGATGAATATGGGCTGAAAAAGACCTCGGTGTGGCGGTGCGTTCACTCAGTGACAAACATTCTGCTCAGTCATGCCACCGATTACATATGTATGCCTTTTGCCAGGCACGACTTGATTGAGGCACATCAAGGCTTCCATGCCATTCCGGGTGTCCCGCGAGTGATTGGAATTCTGGATGGGACTCTGATCCCTATACACAAATGAGTGATTTACGGCAATAATGTGAATCAACACAGATCATAGGGGGACCTTAAAATACGTTGACAAACTAtgagaatacaaaaaaaaaatttaaaaaacaaacgaaGCCAAACAGCCAGTTAATGTAGCTGGTTAACGCAGAAAACGTATAGCCGTGAGGGTGGGGATCGGACACTTGCAAAATTATAATGACATACATACACACgcatatttctttctttctttatacttttttaatgaGCCCTGATAAATGCAATTTCTAAAGCGTatctttataataaacaatgttttctcaATACTTTACCCCCTCCATAACGCAAGGTAGAGTGAACAAACGATTCTCGAGGCATTGATATGATCAACCTATTCAGCTCCTCCGCCATGGACAGCACCTGCTATCATCGCACTTAAGAAGGTTTACCTTAAGTAACCTCAAAAGGTATAGTTCGGGGAACACGCCTAGAAAAGGTATAACTTGAGTTAAGGTGTACCTTTAGAGTCTTCGTATCGCGCTAAGAGACAACGTTATCGGGAAATGCACCCCAGGTTTAAAGACTTTAGTAATTTCCTTGAGGACAAATCTTAATACGCAGCAACCTTTCCATGAGGACAAATCTTAATACGCAGCATATTATGATATTCTACGGAAAAGTGTGCTTCTAATTTAATGGCAATAGTTTGGGAAGGGGTATTTTCTATTTCACCATGGCAATGCCCCTGTGTATAAGGCAAGGTTCAGAAAGAAACAATTGGTCAGTCAGTCAGTGTGAAACAATTGACTGGTCTGAATAAAGCCAAGTTCTGAACCCAGCTGAACACATTTGGTGTGACTTTAAATTCAGACTTTGAGACAAAAACTCATCACTCCACATCAATGACTTGTGCACAGGGGTACAGCCAATTTGGAACCGAAAAAGGTGCTTCCAAAAGTGTTGCAACagagataaaaacaaaattccTTACAATGCCATTtgaagaaatgcaatttaaaactttttcaaaACCTGTCCCAAAATTACTTATTGGTGTTTGGTGATGAGTTCTTAACTTCTTTGCACAAAGTTtgcttttaaagcaacaacagaGAACTTTGGTGTATGGTTctcccatgtggttgataagcacaACTGTCTGTTATCAATGTTATAAATACTGTCCCTATATAAGCTTCCACGTTAGCAGCGCAATACATGTAAATTTGTTGACTAAACAGACACCGCTGTTACATCAGGTCACCTTATAAACTGTGCATGTACTAAATCACTCTTTTGTCTTCTGCCggggacatcaaccacttggcaaaaccaggtttaaatattctgtctctattagttaaattaactttatttagaaaatgCACTGCATTAAAAGTTGTTATTCTTGAATAGCTGGcgtaatagaaaataaataagcaataatgtgaataagtaattaattttttattttatcaaaacatacatttaaaaatgtatccgtCATGTTTACGTAGGTGTCTGACATCCACGACATTCCTCCCATCCGTTCTTCTTCGCAAGGATTTCTGGGAAGGGGACTTCAGTGGACTCTGCATCAATGCGGGCTTCGTCGAAGACCACATCGAAGGCACAAGGGAGGCGCTGGCGAGCAGACTTCTGAGCACTAAAAAGACAAATGGGACACTCTACGGACTCGTAGACTTGGCGAGCGCCATTTGGGACAGGGCCATAGTTAGGATGGGTTAGGGTAAGGGTTTCGTAAGACTCGAAACAGcaagtattttgtaaaaaacaacaagccacgcccacataTTTGCAAACACCAAGGATTTGTGAGAGCCTGTTAGCACACTGGTTTGAGTTTGAACGTGCCCGTTTCCCTTTTACAATCATGTGATCATGACGGTCAGCTGACACGGAAGTCACGCACTTATACGTTGAGTGTTTTTCTCTCGCAGTAGTTTTTTCCAGCCCTCTCTtaatgaaaatctgttttaaacagTTAATTTCTTCTTGCGTTTTGCCTTAAAATGAATCTTCAAGTGGCTGCGCTCATCGCTGCGCTTTTGTGCGCGCTCTCCACCGGTGCAGCACAACACCTGGACACAGGTAATGCATATAAACactgttaaatgaaaaacactgGTAACGTAGCGATTCAACTAACCTTTGATGTATAAGATCGCTGTAATAAGTGCAGCTTTGTTCCTGTCATGCTGCAGTTGGGCTGGCAGACAGTGTTCACGGGTCTGTGGAGCTCCTACAAGTCTCCAATAGCACTAACTCTTCTGGTCTGATCTATGGATTCATATCCTGTGGAGTGTCCGCTCTCTTCTACGGGAGCAACTTCGTGCCAGTGAAAAAGATAGACACTGGAGATGGTGAGTCaatatttttatgatgtctattttattttctatttgcCCTTGTGTTGGCTCAACTCTCAATCAGATCAAACTTTATTCAGCCTTCAGCAGTAATTGCTGTCAATTATATTTCTGAGAGACAAGACATTAGAATTTATATGAAAACCGGTATCATTTTAGCTGGTGGCCTAAATGTTTTCATGTCCCTTTTATTTGTATACGCAGGAATGTTTTTCCAGTGGATTCTTTGTGCTGCTATATGGACCGTATCCCTAGTGGTAAACATCATTCTGAACAGTCCAAAATTTTGGCCTATTGTTATGCTGGGAGGAGCCATCTGGGCCACTGGTAAATTTGATGACGTGTTATCCTAATATAATGTAGCATGTGATATTGACAACCATTTCTGAATCCTGGGTGTATAATTTGTGTcaactaaacaaaaatacttattCCGATATTTGCTACTTTACTTTACAAAAGTAATATACTCATACATTAACCAAAAtggaaaacatttatattttttagtaaTGACAGATGAAGTTGTGTCATATTTGTGTACTGTGTATGTGCTTTACCTCCAGGTAATATAACTGTAGTTCCTATTGTAAAGACTATCGGGCTTGGTCTTGGCCTTCTTATATGGGCTTCTGTTAATCTGCTTATGGGCTGGGCCAGTTCACGGTAAGAGAGTCCACTTAAGATCAAGATTTTATAATAATAGCCCATATTCaaaaattcattcatattcataaactAAGATTTATAGTAATGTACATGTAATGGACTGTTGTTAATGATAATTTTAGGTTTGGCTGGTTTGATATTGAAGCTGAGAGTGTTTCCAAACCAGTACTTAACTACTGTGGGGCAGGTCTTTGTTTACTGaggtgaaatgttcatttatattctcttttatgaagtcaaacatttaaaatgttttatgtcttgaCTTATTTGAAACACCCTTGTATGTCTTTTCAGtgccattgtgtttttttttgtgaagagTGATGTGCAACGGTTACCAACATCTGAAGAAACAACATTATTAATAGATCACGTACGTTGACAAATATTACAGTTGTGAAATTCTTGAAATAAAATCTATAATtcaatttaacttattttatcaATGTGACCTAAAGACTGTGAACTCAGAAGTTGTGGCCGTGACTGATGAATCCTGGGTGGATGCACTAAGCCCACGCAACAAACGTCTTGTGTATGTTGATCAAAGATTCTAATCTctttataaattgtttatatttgcaaaaGAATAATTAGACCACTCTTTGGCATAACACCCTACTCCTGTTACTTGGTATTTTTCATTGGTTTGGGTTTATGCAGGGACTTGATGCAAGAATGTTGTGTGTTGCAGGGGGTCACTGCTTGCTGTCGTAGCTGGACTGCTGTAcgggtcatcatttattccagTTCTGTACGTTAAATATCATGCAGCTGATCCACACAGCCAATACAGAGGAGCTAGCCAGTTTGGTAAATCCATTTTTATCAAAATACAGACCGCTGTCATGGGGGTGGACAACCGTGGTTTCCCGGGCCTTGTGAAAAAGGGGTCTAAGCCTATCTAAGcctattttctttttgtttgtttatattgtgtttgtgtgtacagaTCTGGATTATGTCTTTGCCCAGTATTGTGGGATCTTTCTCACTAGTACTGTGTATTTCATCCTCTACTGtgccatcaaaaagaataaacCGCAAGTGTTTCCAAAAGCTGTACTGCCAGGTAAGACACTCTATTAGATTAGAGTTTAATTTGCACTACAAAGTCCTGTTATTTATGCAACACTTCTTTATACCTGaaggtttgtttaaaatatttttttcccctACAGGGTTTGTGTCAGGCTTGATGTGGGGAGTGGCCACATGCTGCTGGTTCCTGGCCAATCACTATCTCAGTCCTGTAGTGAGCTTCCCTATTATCACCACAGTAAGTGATAGATCTTTCCACCAATCACAACATTGTTCTGAAGAATCTGTTGTATTATGGACTGTTATGTTCCCTTCACAGTGAAAGCAGAATTAAATCTATATATCTGAAATCCAAAGATGTCAGTAGTAACATGGGTTgagttaattttctttatatttttaaatgatgtgtttgttttgtttatcacaGGTTCCTGGAGTGATTGCTGCTCTCTGGGGTGTTGTGGTTTTCAGGGAAGTTAAGGTAAACACacattataataatgtataCATACTCGGTGAACATATATCCCTTATATTGTGTTTCTTGTGTCCACCTTTTGCTACTCAAATCTAactgtctttctctttctgtcttagGGTTTGCGAAATTACATTGTCCTCATCAtagcattttgttttgttttatctgGGGCTTTATTGACTGCATTTTCAAAGCTTTAATGAAGTCCTTTAAATAGAAGTACATGGAATGCTCAACGCATTTATGGCACATATTTTTTAACTGgagattacatttacattttatttgtacatttaaaatcacttttattgtctTAAATAGTTGTTATACTGTGCATCAGAGTTGTAGCAGTTTTAGGAAGCACTTTAATGTAGGTTGTGTAACAccaattattttaacattaattgtGAAGCCTCAGCTGTTCAGGGAAATGTTTCAAGTGCAATattatcacagtttttatgttgtgtATGAATGTATACTCATAGACAACCTTTTGTTATGTTTACACAATAATGGACCTCATTTGACTGTTTGCACATAATTGATTTGTGGTTTTTAATTAATGATGGATTTAAAGGAAAAGGATAAAAAAGGGATGGTGTTAGGACTTTTTCTAGAGATACCTCTCTGTATCAATTCTgtgaaaacaaatgattttttagATTCAAGTCTGAAATGTTCAAACTGAACTCTCCGATTTGGGTGATTCATACGAAAGCATCTGCAAGAACTTTTTCTGATTGCCATtacttataataatttataatctcatttaattttcaatttttttctaatatgAAGTTAAGtgtttttatctatttatacattttccGTTCTGTTAGTTTCTATCCTTATGGTTGTAAAGTAGTgccttttcttttaaaatattctttcttttgttttttgaattAAACGTGACTGACATTTTCATCAGAGGTttaatggaaaatgttttttattatcattgaaagaaattgctttcattttattttttaagaaatagttGAAAATGTGTAATagttttgatgtttattttctgaaaatatatcatgaaaaagtgtaAATGATATTTGCAAGTTACACAAGATCTAAAAGAGATGCAGAAGTACTGGAAGAAACAACAGAATTGGAGATTAAACTTTGATAATTATCACAATGTGTTTATTCTAACCTAACTGTACAAAAGttgtttatgaaatataaacattcaaaaaattCCCCTCCTTCCACAAAGTAAACAATTCCCCTACTCCACTAATTCTCTCTAAATACAAAACTTCAGGCTCATTCCTGCTGAATGGTGCATGTCTGCCCATTAGGTAACACAAATATTATGAACATGTAATCCATTTTGATTACAACTTCATTCTATACATCAGAGGTCTAGCATTCTTGTGTTGATCAAAACAGTACCTTAATGCAGTGTGGGCTTTCTGCTGGAGTCATGGCCAGTGAAAAATAGATCGCTTCActcataaacaaaacataacgaAAGCACCACTGACAGAATATTCAACAAGGGTTTATGGTACAGATTGTCCGGCAGAGTTTATGATGTGGGCATTGAAACAGTCCGAATAGGATCATAGGTCTCTTCACAGGAATCAGTTTGGTTTCATGGGAGCAGGGAGGTTTGCCGAAGCCTGCTCCAGGAAGGCCAGGGGACCCTGGGGCAGTTCTGTGGGTTTTTTGTGCTGGACATTGATATCCTCCAACACCTGCTGCCAATGGTGGATTTTGGCAAGATGTTTTTGAATCAGCATCTCTTTCCGTTGTAGTTCAATCTTCAGTTCTGATGCATcctgaaacagacaaaaaaagcaCAAGCCAAATAATGTCTTAAACGTAACAAGGTGACTAAACCAGTCAAGAGTACTTTATATATTAAAGGTTTTACCTCTTTTTCCACCTGTTCTGGTTTCTGTACTGACAGCTGCAATCTCTTTTGAAGAAAGAAGCATTCAGTCTGTCTGGCCACATCTAAAAACTTTTGTATGCACTGATCGACCCCTGAAAGACACAAATcacttcaaataaatatatgaataagaTGTTTGCATTAACAAACTttgcaaatagaaaaataacataatatacAAATGAATACCCTATAAATATCATACATGAACATGCTCATGTAAGTTACCATAGAACAAAGCAATAacacttttaatataaattaagatattttaagcCTCACCGGTCCGAATTTCCTCCTGGTCTGTTCCATTCACATAGTCCTGACTTACAAGAGATGCAAAACACGCCTGCGagaattaaaaatatcaaaaagaaTTTAAAGGCTGCAGAAATGTAATTCAGACTGACAGATACAAGCACAATCTCACTGAAATCCTcttctaaaatgtgtttaaaataaatatggaaGACTGCACAATGACTGCAGAATCTGTTACTGACTGTGCAGAAAcagtcacaaacacaacacgttTCTCTGGCGGATGAGCAGCACCGGTCTGATGTTCCTACCTCGAACGAAGCTTCCAGTTCATCTACCAACGTTGTGTTTGCTCCTCTATTTCCAGGAGGACCTGAGAGAAGTCCTGGCTGACCTGGACCACCGGGAACAATGGGTGTATGAGATCCAGGAGGTTGCTGGCCAGGGAACATTCCTCCCATGGACGACGCCATTTCTCCACCATCAACTTCCCTTCTGAGCAAGTGCGCATGCGTCAAAACACATGTGTCGCCACCTGCTGCATAAGTTGTGCATTGTAATTCACATACACAAACTACGTTTGCGGCTGGCAAACAGCGTATTAGGTGGTTGATAAAATTCATCCATATGTATTAACACAAATATATCCTGCCTGATAAGAAGTGACGGTTCATATAAACAGGATTGAATGTTAAGTGACATTTAAAAGAGCAACAACTCCTTTCTGTTATTGTGTTTCCTGGGTTCTTGTCTCTTGGTTTGAATCATCAAACTTTTTTGGTAACGCCCGGCTTTAAACCCATGTATAGAATCTGCGTCTGAATTCGTTCGCTTGTTTACTCATCCAATATTCcctaaaatggcaaaaaaatcgAGACGTGCCTGTCTGTGGAGTGCTAAAGAGGGGCGTAACTGGAAAGGGGCGTAACGTGTAATTGTCAAAATCACGTGGTACAAAGTGATATGTTCAAACAAAGCGGTAGGAATATTTATTAGAGATAACAGTCTAAACTTAACGTAATTTTCATACAGTAGTAAATTAAAGTTAGATATACTGGTATTGTTTATAGAGTTGATATtcttttaaaaccaaaacatacaaaacGTCACTCCAAAAaaagatatgatttttttattgccGTAAATTTTAAACGTATATATTAAGAGAAACAATTGCGTTTTTCCCTCTAgattttaacaattaaaaatgatttgttacatttatatagcgctttacgTGGAAGGGCGGATGTCCTTAACTGCCACATGTTCAGCATCCACCTGGTTACACATCTCTTCGAAATTAGTGTAGAGCACTGGAACATGACTCTTTTGGAAAGTGCTTTAAGTTCAAGTGTTTTTGATGAAATTTCAATTTCCTTCCAGCTTCATCCAACAGTTTGTAAAGAAgaagatatatttataaatcaaatttttGAAGACACAACCTACAAATGCCAGTTCTGCATCAAAGTGGAAGAGTATGCATATATTGTGGCATATATGCAAACCCACAAAAAGAAAGCTGTTAATCATGGAGGTATTtgtctgtttaaaatgttgaacTGCAAATTCTCCAATAGTAATGTTAAGCAGTTTATtccaatgtt harbors:
- the tmem144a gene encoding transmembrane protein 144a; amino-acid sequence: MNLQVAALIAALLCALSTGAAQHLDTVGLADSVHGSVELLQVSNSTNSSGLIYGFISCGVSALFYGSNFVPVKKIDTGDGMFFQWILCAAIWTVSLVVNIILNSPKFWPIVMLGGAIWATGNITVVPIVKTIGLGLGLLIWASVNLLMGWASSRFGWFDIEAESVSKPVLNYCGAGLCLLSAIVFFFVKSDVQRLPTSEETTLLIDHTVNSEVVAVTDESWVDALSPRNKRLVGSLLAVVAGLLYGSSFIPVLYVKYHAADPHSQYRGASQFDLDYVFAQYCGIFLTSTVYFILYCAIKKNKPQVFPKAVLPGFVSGLMWGVATCCWFLANHYLSPVVSFPIITTVPGVIAALWGVVVFREVKGLRNYIVLIIAFCFVLSGALLTAFSKL
- the med28 gene encoding mediator of RNA polymerase II transcription subunit 28, with amino-acid sequence MASSMGGMFPGQQPPGSHTPIVPGGPGQPGLLSGPPGNRGANTTLVDELEASFEACFASLVSQDYVNGTDQEEIRTGVDQCIQKFLDVARQTECFFLQKRLQLSVQKPEQVEKEDASELKIELQRKEMLIQKHLAKIHHWQQVLEDINVQHKKPTELPQGPLAFLEQASANLPAPMKPN